The Arctopsyche grandis isolate Sample6627 chromosome 10, ASM5162203v2, whole genome shotgun sequence genome window below encodes:
- the mTor gene encoding serine/threonine-protein kinase Tor — protein MSLAAELAGGLRSRSSGCRARAARRLVQYVRSELRELPPDQVARFLDDFNHHILEMVSSPDFNDKKAGALAIVCLISGDCDTTKTRVSRYANYLRNLFPSSDVSVMELAAKTVGRLAVISGAKRAEYVEFEVRRAFEWLSSERNEGKRHAAVLILRELAVAMPTYFHQQVSGFFDQIFIALKDPKPFIREAGSKALQAGLVVTAQRESARQTHKPQWYNQCYKEARHCFDDQSIKEKGVNRDDRLHSGLLIWNELLRCSHAAWERKYTHLMQTLDTQQEISLTEDILPIMPRIKSHLNSRGSHIDHISTSSSVNTQTTIIYESAVCRQLITENYDTICPIVLNCMFSKSSHVQQTFMIILPRLAAFNKDEFIKSYLKLSLQHLLSILRGREKDRNMAFTTVGLIAIAVEYEIMPWLGRIMDVIKMALPSNDTPSKKKSGMDPAVFICISLLARALKETIFHDVKDMLEQMTVTGLSPALTICLRELAQNIVLLKEDISEALLNMLSIVLMNKPLLHPGLPKNIEQQMSNSSNTFETHDVASIVLALRTLGTFDFEGHSLLPFVKYCANNFLQSEHQEIRLEAVRTCSRLLAIPIQSDLTEQSNMVKCTVANVLSKLLVVGITDTDCDVRYWVLASLDEIFDSYLAQIENLSSLFIAMNDEVLEIREIAICTIGRLSTVNPAYVIPSLRKTLIQFLTELEHSGMSRNKEQSARMLDHLIVSAPRLIRPYMEPILNVLVPKLKESDSNPGVILSVLRAIGDLAEVNGDSNGLNKWMPELLSILLELLADPSSPVKRNVALWAFGQLISATGQVVTPYSQFPNLMDVLINFLKTEQQIVIRRETIRVLGLLGALDPYKHKISRGLIDGQVDSNHSSMADSKVDETNFNMNTSEMLVNMSSSMLDEYYPAIAISTLMRIIRDPNLSQHHTSVVQAVTFIFQSLGIKCVPYISQVMPSLLYVVRMADSTIRDFLFTQLATLIAIVKQHIRNYLDKIFELIKEFWTPNSPLQTTLILLVEHIAVALGAEFKIYLPQLIPQIMRVLLHDSSKDRAVTIKLLLALQKFGDNLDDYLHLILPAIVRLFDADDCPNAVCRTAMETVDHLAYSLDFTDLTSRIVHPIVRSLETCPELRPTAMKTLCALVLQLGRKYNHFIPLVQKVIIKHKIPAQDYNVLVSKLQTNTTMAVDEDFPVTRHYHNRNNNQEISLTSSDNTTIKKLLVNPVNLRLAWTASRRVSKEDWLEWLRNLSIGLLKESQSPALRSCLALAQNYSQLLRDLFNAAFVSCWTELKEDMQAELVQALEQALTAPDLPEITQTILNLAEFMEHCDRGPLPIQTQLLGERAMQCRAYAKALHYKEEEFRRDVNSHAVESLILINNKLQQREAAEGLLEFVMARKAAGHTDLQVQVRWYEKLHSWEKALHLYEDELKESDDIEARLGQMRCLEALGEWGELHRVAGESWDTFMMEDRGRAGRLAAAAAWGLGDWDSMQHYVQCIPSDSQDGAFYRAVLAVHAGQFSQAQQLVEQTRDLLDTELTAMAGESYQRAYSAMVWVQMLAELEEVMQYKLVPERRSAIRSMWWTRLQGGQKLVEDWQRIIRVHRLVINPRDDMHTWLKYASLCRKSGSTKLAHKTLVMLLGIDPSQHPDEPLPFQHPQVTLAYCKLLWVDGKRNEALTQLQGFVDSYQEDSVEDTERRRLIARCYLKLGGWRESMEGVQETNIPIVLQCYSSATDYAPDWYKAWHAWAYMNFETVLLYKFKYGDGGSNIPGSTGESAQYVSKFTVPAVEGFFKSINLSHGSSLQDTLRLLTLWFDYGQWPEVHEAITEGIRTIEINTWLQVIPQLIARIDTPRALGRLIHTLLIDIGKSHPQALVYPLSVASKSSFVARRNAANQILKSMCTHSANLVSQAMMASEELIRVAILWHEQWHEGLEEASRLYFGEENIRGMLETLEPLHAMLERGPQTLKETSFNQAYGRDLMEAQDWCNRYKVSRKVSDLNQAWDLYYHVFRRISRQLPQLTSLELQYVSPKLLNCTNLELAVPGTYRPGQEIVRIGHIQSSLQVITSKQRPRRLCIHGSNGKDYLFLLKGHEDLRQDERVMQLFGLANTLLQNDPDTFRRNLTIQRYAVIPLSTNSGLIGWVPHCDTLHSLIRDYRERKKCLLNIEHRLMLRMTVDYDKLMLMQKVEVFEHALEHTAGDDLARLLWLKSPSSEVWFERRTNYTRSLAVMSMVGYILGLGDRHPSNLMLDRITGKILHIDFGDCFEVAVTRDKFPEKIPFRLTRMLINAMEVTGIEGTYRRTCESVMAVLHRNKDSLMAVLEAFVHDPLLNWRLMDTTRRSRDASLGTGNSVGESASLSIPAPLPRRAIPGPEGQPEALNKKALAIINRVRDKLTGRDFNPEENLTVAKQVELLIQQATSNENLCQCYIGWCPFW, from the exons ATGTCTCTGGCGGCCGAGCTGGCGGGCGGGCTGCGGTCCCGATCGAGCGGGTGCCGAGCCCGAGCCGCGCGCCGCCTCGTGCAGTACGTGCGATCCGAACTCCGCGAGCTGCCGCCCGACCAGGTGGCGCGCTTCCTCGATGACTTCAACCACCACATCCTCGAGATGGTCTCCTCGCCCGACTTCAACGACAAGAAGGCCGGCGCGCTCGCCATCG tgTGCCTTATTAGCGGGGATTGCGATACAACGAAGACAAGAGTATCTCGCTATGCGAACTATCTACGTAACCTTTTCCCATCGTCGGATGTTAGCGTCATGGAATTGGCCGCCAAGACTGTCGGACGGTTGGCCGTAATATCCGGAGCAAAGAGAGCAGAGTATGTCGAATTTGAAGTTCGGCGTGCATTCGAATGGCTCTCCAGTGAGCGCAATGAAGGAAAGCGACATGCAGCTGTGTTAATTCTCAGAGAACTTGCTGTGGCTATGCCTACGTATTTCCATCAGCAGGTATCTGGTTTCTTTGATCAGATATTCATTGCTTTGAAAGATCCAAAACCTTTCATAAGGGAAGCCGGTAGTAAAGCGCTACAGGCTGGATTAGTCGTCACCGCTCAGAGAGAAAGCGCTCGGCAGACTCATAAACCACAGTGGTATAACCAATGCTATAAAGAAGCGAGGCATTGTTTCGACGATCAAAGCATCAAAGAAAAAGGTGTGAATAGAGATGATCGGTTGCATAGTGGACTTCTGATTTGGAATGAACTGTTGAGGTGTTCTCATGCAGCTTGGGAACGTAAATATACTCACCTCATGCAGACTTTGGACACGCAGCAGGAAATCAGTCTCACTGAAGATATTCTTCCAATTATGCCTCGAATCAAAAGTCACTTGAATTCGAGAGGAAGTCACATAGACCACATTAGTACGTCTTCTAGTGTGAATACTCAAACTACGATTATCTACGAGTCTGCTGTGTGCAGGCAACTAATCACAGAAAACTACGATACAATATGTCCAA TTGTATTAAATTGTATGTTTTCTAAGTCGTCACATGTTCAACAAACGTTCATGATAATTCTACCGAGATTGGCAGCTTTCAACAAGGATGAATTCATCAAAAGTTATTTGAAGTTGTCACTGCAGCATTTATTGAGTATTTTAAGAGGACGAGAAAAGGATAGGAATATGGCATTTACAACAGTTGGTTTGATTGCTATAGCCGTTGAGTATGAAATAATGCCATGGCTCGGGCGTATAAtggatgtaataaaaatggctTTACCTTCTAATGATACTCCGAGTAAAAAGAAAAGTGGGATGGATCCTGCTGTATTCATTTGTATTTCTCTATTGGCTAGAGCTTTAAAAGAGACTATTTTTCATGATGTTAAAGATATGTTAGAGCAAATGACGGTAACTGGATTGAGCCCAGCGTTGACAATTTGTTTAAGAGAACTGGctcaaaatattgtattattaaaagaAGATATATCGGAGGCGCTGCTGAATATGTTATCAATTGTATTGATGAATAAGCCGCTTTTGCATCCGGGTCTACCCAAGAATATAGAGCAGCAGATGAGCAATTCGTCCAATACGTTCGAAACTCATGATGTAGCCAGTATCGTGTTAGCATTAAGGACGTTGGGTACTTTTGATTTTGAAGGCCATAGTTTGCTGCCATTTGTCAAATATTGCGCTAACAATTTCTTACAGAGCGAACACCAAGAAATAAGGTTGGAGGCTGTCCGCACTTGTAGCCGACTTTTGGCCATTCCAATACAATCGGACTTGACTGAACAATCCAACATGGTCAAGTGTACGGTGGCCAATGTTCTTAGTAAATTGTTAGTCGTCGGAATCACCGATACAGATTGTGATGTACGTTATTGGGTATTGGCATCTCTCGATGAAatatttgattcatatttagctCAGATTGAAAATTTAAGTTCACTGTTCATCGCCATGAATGACGAAGTCTTGGAAATACGAGAAATAGCCATCTGTACCATCGGTCGATTGAGTACTGTAAATCCGGCGTATGTAATTCCTAGTCTGCGGAAaactttaatacaatttttaaccgAATTAGAACACTCGGGTATGAGTCGCAACAAGGAACAATCAGCACGTATGTTGGATCATTTAATTGTGAGCGCACCTCGTTTAATCAGGCCGTATATGGAGCCAATTTTGAATGTTCTCGTACCTAAGTTGAAAGAATCGGATTCAAATCCTGGAGTTATATTGAGTGTACTTCGAGCGATTGGAGATTTAGCTGAAGTCAATGGTGATAGTAACGGATTGAATAAATGGATGCCGGAGCTATTGTCAATTTTGTTAGAACTTTTAGCTGATCCGAGTTCGCCCGTGAAGAGGAATGTTGCCCTTTGGGCTTTTGGACAGTTGATAAGCGCTACGGGACAAGTTGTTACGCCATATTCTCAATTTCCAAATCTAATGGATGTTTTGATTAATTTCCTCAAAACAGAACAGCAAATCGTCATCAGAAGGGAGACTATTAGAGTTCTGGGCCTATTAGGTGCCCTTGATCCGTACAAACACAAAATTAGTCGTGGTCTAATCGATGGACAGGTTGACTCTAATCACTCATCAATGGCTGATAGTAAAGTCGACGAGACTAATTTCAATATGAATACCAGTGAGATGCTAGTCAATATGTCTTCATCTATGTTGGATGAGTACTATCCCGCTATTGCGATCTCAACATTGATGCGGATTATTCGCGATCCAAATCTTTCGCAACATCACACGAGCGTCGTTCAAGCAGTCACATTCATATTCCAATCGCTTGGAATTAAATGTGTCCCGTATATATCGCAAGTAATGCCCAGTTTATTGTATGTTGTACGTATGGCCGATAGTACCATACGAGATTTCCTATTCACACAACTAGCAACCCTTATTGCTATAGTAAAACAACATATACGGAACTATCTAGATAAGATATTTGAACTCATCAAAGAGTTTTGGACACCCAATAGTCCTTTACAAACCACTCTAATACTGCTCGTTGAACACATAGCTGTGGCGTTGGGGGCCGAATTCAAGATTTATCTACCTCAGCTGATACCCCAGATTATGAGAGTCTTATTGCACGATTCTAGCAAAGACCGTGCTGTTACCATAAAGTTATTACTGGCGCTTCAAAAGTTCGGCGATAATCTGGATGACTATTTGCATTTGATATTGCCTGCTATAGTGCGTTTGTTCGACGCTGACGATTGTCCTAACGCTGTTTGTAGAACAGCGATGGAAACGGTGGATCATTTGGCGTATAGTTTGGATTTTACGGATCTCACATCTCGCATTGTCCATCCTATTGTGCGTAGCTTGGAAACATGTCCAGAATTGCGTCCGACTGCCATGAAAACCCTGTGCGCTCTCGTTCTTCAATTGGGAAGAAAGTACAATCATTTCATTCCACTTGTTCAGAAAGTCATCATTAAACATAAAATACCGGCGCAAGATTACAATGTTCTAGTTTCCAAATTACAAACTAATACGACAATGGCTGTCGATGAAGATTTTCCTGTTACACGTCATTATCATAATCGAAATAATAATCAAGAG ATAAGTTTGACATCGAGTGATAATACGACGATAAAAAAGTTGCTAGTTAATCCAGTAAATTTGCGCTTGGCGTGGACTGCTAGTCGACGAGTATCCAAAGAGGACTGGTTGGAGTGGTTAAGGAATTTGAGCATAGGACTATTAAAAGAGTCGCAGAGTCCTGCTTTGAg gtcaTGTTTGGCATTAGCACAGAACTATTCTCAATTGCTTAGGGACTTATTCAATGCAGCATTTGTCTCTTGTTGGACTGAACTTAAGGAAGACATGCAGGCGGAATTAGTTCAAGCTTTAGAGCAAGCTCTAACCGCTCCTGACTTACCAGAAATAACTCAGACCATATTAAATTTAGCTGAGTTCATGGAACATTGCGATCGTGGTCCGTTGCCGATTCAGACTCAACTGCTCGGTGAACGAGCCATGCAGTGTCGAGCATATGCAAAAGCTTTACATTACAAAGAAGAAGAATTTCGACGTGATGTCAACTCGCACGCTGTAGAATCTCTCATACTGATTAATAACAAGTTACAACAGCGTGAAGCTGCGGAAGGACTATTGGAATTTGTAATGGCTCGCAAAGCTGCCGGCCACACTGATTTACAAGTGCAGGTTCGTTGGTATGAGAAGTTACATAGTTGGGAGAAAGCGTTGCATCTTTATGAGGATGAGTTGAAGGAATCAGACGACATCGAAGCTCGTCTTGGCCAAATGCGTTGTTTGGAAGCGTTGGGTGAATGGGGTGAACTGCACAGAGTCGCCGGAGAAAGTTGGGATACTTTCATGATGGAGGATAGAGGACGCGCCGGAAGGTTGGCTGCCGCCGCTGCTTGGGGTCTCGGCGATTGGGATTCCATGCAACATTATGTACAATGCATTCCGAGTGATTCACAAGATGGTGCATTCTATCGAGCAGTACTTGCTGTTCATGCCGGACAATTTTCACAAGCCCAACAATTAGTCGAGCAGACGAGGGATTTATTAGACACCGAATTAACAGCAATGGCAGGTGAATCTTATCAACGTGCTTATAGTGCGATGGTTTGGGTCCAAATGTTAGCAGAATTAGAAGAAGTCATGCAATATAAGCTTGTACCGGAGAGGAGATCGGCCATACGGTCAATGTGGTGGACTCGCTTACAAGGCGGGCAAAAACTAGTAGAAGATTGGCAAAGAATTATTCGTGTGCATCGTCTAGTTATAAATCCTAGAGATGACATGCATACGTGGCTTAAATATGCTTCATTATGTCGCAAGAGTGGCTCTACTAAGCTAGCTCACAAAACTTTGGTGATGCTATTAGGCATCGATCCATCTCAGCATCCCGATGAACCTCTACCATTCCAACATCCACAAGTTACTCTAGCTTATTGTAAACTGCTTTGGGTGGATGGAAAGCGCAACGAGGCGTTGACACAACTTCAAGGATTTGTCGATTCTTATCAGGAGGATTCTGTGGAAGATACTGAAAGGCGTCGTCTCATAGCTAGATGCTATCTCAAACTGGGAGGGTGGCGCGAATCCATGGAAGGTGTGCAAGAAACAAATATACCGATAGTCTTACAATGCTATTCTTCTGCTACTGACTATGCTCCTGATTGGTATAAGGCTTGGCATGCTTGGGCCTATATGAATTTCGAAACTGTCTTactatacaaatttaaatatggcGATGGTGGTTCAAATATTCCAGGATCGACTGGCGAGAGTGCACAATATGTCTCTAAATTTACTGTACCAGCTGTAGAAGGATTTTTCAAATCTATAAACCTCTCCCATGGTAGTTCTTTGCAAGACACGTTGAGGCTGTTAACGCTGTGGTTCGATTATGGCCAATGGCCCGAAGTTCACGAAGCGATAACAGAAGGTATAAGAACTATCGAAATTAACACATGGTTGCAAGTTATTCCCCAGTTAATCGCACGAATTGATACACCTAGAGCGCTTGGCCGCCTCATACACACCCTATTGATCGATATTGGAAAGTCTCATCCCCAGGCTCTCGTGTATCCTTTGAGTGTTGCgtcaaaatcttcatttgtcGCACGACGTAATGCCGCCAATCAGATTTTAAAGTCTATGTGTACACATTCGGCAAATTTGGTCAGTCAAGCGATGATGGCATCAGAGGAGTTGATACGAGTGGCTATTCTGTGGCACGAGCAGTGGCATGAAGGCCTGGAGGAAGCGTCTCGGTTATACTTTGGTGAAGAAAACATCAGGGGAATGCTTGAAACGTTGGAACCGTTGCACGCTATGTTGGAACGTGGACCTCAAACTCTCAAAGAAACGTCGTTCAATCAGGCGTATGGTAGAGATTTAATGGAAGCTCAAGATTGGTGTAATCGTTATAag GTATCTAGAAAGGTTAGTGATTTGAATCAAGCGTGGGATCTTTACTACCACGTCTTTAGACGTATATCACGTCAATTGCCTCAACTGACTTCGCTCGAACTTCAATATGTTAGCCCTAAATTACTCAATTGTACTAATTTGGAACTTGCAGTTCCTGGAACTTATCGTCCAGGACAAGAAATCGTTAGGATAGGTCATATACAAAGTAGTCTTCAG GTGATAACTTCTAAACAAAGACCGAGGCGTCTCTGCATACATGGATCGAACGGTAAAGATTATTTGTTCCTTCTGAAAGGACATGAAGATTTGCGACAAGATGAACGTGTGATGCAACTCTTCGGCCTTGCTAACACGCTTTTACAAAACGATCCGGACACATTCCGGAGAAACTTGACTATTCAAAGATATGCAGTTATACCGTTAAGCACAAATTCCGGCTTGATTGGATGGGTACCGCATTGTGATACGCTCCATTCATTAATCAGGGACTACCGAGAGCGGAAGAAGTGTTTGCTGAATATAGAGCATAGGCTCATGTTGAGGATGACGGTGGATTACGACAAATTGATGCTGATGCAGAAGGTAGAAGTATTTGAACATGCTTTAGAACACACAGCAGGTGATGATCTAGCTAGACTTTTATGGTTGAAGAGTCCGTCATCAGAAGTATGGTTTGAGCGCAGGACTAACTACACACGGTCCCTTGCCGTAATGTCAATGGTTGGATACATCCTTGGTCTCGGCGATCGACATCCTTCCAATCTAATGTTGGACAGAATCACAGGAAAGATTCTGCAtatagatttcggtgattgtttcgAAGTTGCCGTCACCCGTGACAAGTTTCCGGAAAAGATTCCATTTAGACTCACTCGAATGCTGATCAACGCCATGGAAGTGACTGGAATCGAAGGTACTTACAGGCGCACGTGTGAATCTGTCATGGCTGTCTTGCATAGAAACAAAGATAGTTTGATGGCAGTACTCGAAGCTTTCGTCCACGACCCGTTGCTGAATTGGCGTTTGATGGACACCACTCGGCGATCGAGAGATGCTTCGCTTGGAACTGGTAATTCTGTAGGTGAATCTGCTTCACTGTCGATTCCGGCTCCGCTGCCTCGTCGCGCTATTCCCGGTCCCGAAGGCCAACCCGAAGCGCTTAACAAGAAAGCTCTCGCAATCATCAACCGAGTACGAGACAAACTAACCGGCCGTGATTTTAATCCTGAAGAGAATTTAACGGTAGCTAAACAGGTGGAGCTGTTAATACAGCAAGCCACCAGCAATGAGAATTTATGCCAATGCTATATAGGTTGGTGTCCATTTTGGTAA
- the LOC143918093 gene encoding cytidine deaminase-like isoform X1 produces the protein MGCRAADSQYSTNACYFCRPHALRGCRPPNPDEQFLIKEAVEARKFAYCPYSKFAVGAAIRTADNIVYRGCNVESSVYTPSVCAERTAVCKAVSEGQRKIISVAVIAYQGDAFTSPCGVCRQVLSEFGGSKLQIYMTKPESTDVLCVSLEELLPLAFSHEYLLNNTQ, from the exons atgggctgcagggctgcagactcccaatacagtacaaatgcatgctatttttgtcgtccacatgcgctgcggggctgcagacctccca ATCCGGACGAGCAGTTTTTGATAAAAGAGGCAGTCGAAGCTAGAAAATTCGCCTACTGTCCCTATTCCAAATTTGCAGTTGGAGCCGCTATAAGAACAGCAGACAATATTGTCTATAGAGGTTGCAACGTCGAGAGTAGTGTGTACACTCCGTCTGTTTGTGCCGAACGCACTGCGGTGTGCAAAGCTGTCAGCGAAGGTCAACGGAAAATAATCTCAGTAGCCGTCATAGCATACCAAGGAGATGCTTTCACATCACCATGCGGAGTCTGCAGACAAGTGCTGAGCGAATTTGGCGGGAGTAAACTTCAAATTTACATGACCAAGCCAGAGTCGACAGACGTTTTGTGCGTGTCATTGGAAGAACTGTTACCGTTGGCTTTTTCGCACGAGTATCTATTGAATAATACACAATAA
- the LOC143918093 gene encoding cytidine deaminase-like isoform X3 has protein sequence MEYKGPGRVVDFGDLNPDEQFLIKEAVEARKFAYCPYSKFAVGAAIRTADNIVYRGCNVESSVYTPSVCAERTAVCKAVSEGQRKIISVAVIAYQGDAFTSPCGVCRQVLSEFGGSKLQIYMTKPESTDVLCVSLEELLPLAFSHEYLLNNTQ, from the exons ATGGAGTACAAAGGTCCGGGACGTGTCGTCGACTTCGGAGATCTGA ATCCGGACGAGCAGTTTTTGATAAAAGAGGCAGTCGAAGCTAGAAAATTCGCCTACTGTCCCTATTCCAAATTTGCAGTTGGAGCCGCTATAAGAACAGCAGACAATATTGTCTATAGAGGTTGCAACGTCGAGAGTAGTGTGTACACTCCGTCTGTTTGTGCCGAACGCACTGCGGTGTGCAAAGCTGTCAGCGAAGGTCAACGGAAAATAATCTCAGTAGCCGTCATAGCATACCAAGGAGATGCTTTCACATCACCATGCGGAGTCTGCAGACAAGTGCTGAGCGAATTTGGCGGGAGTAAACTTCAAATTTACATGACCAAGCCAGAGTCGACAGACGTTTTGTGCGTGTCATTGGAAGAACTGTTACCGTTGGCTTTTTCGCACGAGTATCTATTGAATAATACACAATAA
- the LOC143918093 gene encoding cytidine deaminase-like isoform X2, translating to MLFLSSTCAAGLQTSQYNPDEQFLIKEAVEARKFAYCPYSKFAVGAAIRTADNIVYRGCNVESSVYTPSVCAERTAVCKAVSEGQRKIISVAVIAYQGDAFTSPCGVCRQVLSEFGGSKLQIYMTKPESTDVLCVSLEELLPLAFSHEYLLNNTQ from the exons atgctatttttgtcgtccacatgcgctgcggggctgcagacctcccagtata ATCCGGACGAGCAGTTTTTGATAAAAGAGGCAGTCGAAGCTAGAAAATTCGCCTACTGTCCCTATTCCAAATTTGCAGTTGGAGCCGCTATAAGAACAGCAGACAATATTGTCTATAGAGGTTGCAACGTCGAGAGTAGTGTGTACACTCCGTCTGTTTGTGCCGAACGCACTGCGGTGTGCAAAGCTGTCAGCGAAGGTCAACGGAAAATAATCTCAGTAGCCGTCATAGCATACCAAGGAGATGCTTTCACATCACCATGCGGAGTCTGCAGACAAGTGCTGAGCGAATTTGGCGGGAGTAAACTTCAAATTTACATGACCAAGCCAGAGTCGACAGACGTTTTGTGCGTGTCATTGGAAGAACTGTTACCGTTGGCTTTTTCGCACGAGTATCTATTGAATAATACACAATAA